Proteins encoded in a region of the Planctomycetaceae bacterium genome:
- a CDS encoding SulP family inorganic anion transporter, which yields MLDLFASGEQNVKNDVLSGITVALALVPEAVAFAFVAGVSPIIGLYSAFFLGLITAIFGGRPGMISGATGAMAVVVVTLVAQHGIEFMFPTVILCGLLQVVVGLCRLGKLIRMVPHPVMLGFVNGLAIVIFTAQFGSFKTVSNVGRLTYMQGPALWIMLGLIGITMAIIWLLPKLTRAIPASLTAILFVSALSVVLNATLDPSLAAQNQRRVVLTVGDMLYTNAIANAASSVEDTPATDPLTDNDLPEGSMATATRLPEVPPEAVSLSAGLPRPFFLDFALPPFTPGTLFIILPYALTLAAVGLIESLMTLTLVDEITETRGSGNRECLGQGLANILCGLFGGMGGCAMIGQSLINVNSGGRGRLSGIVAAVCLLLFVLFLSPLIEMIPMAALVGVMFMVVIGTFEWASLRMMRKVPASDYLVMVIVAGYTVLMHDLASAVVIGIIASALVFAWQQAKHVGADVKFNEFGSKIYQLHGPLFFASVTSFRDLFDPKSDPDDVVIDFYYTRVYDQSGLEAINSLAEKYAQLNKRLHLTHLSPECRSLLDRAGDLVEVNLSEDPQYHIATDRITTGPMIPAPAMAET from the coding sequence ATGCTTGATTTGTTTGCGTCCGGAGAACAGAACGTTAAGAACGACGTTTTGTCCGGAATCACGGTTGCTCTGGCTCTTGTCCCTGAAGCGGTAGCGTTTGCATTTGTTGCGGGCGTCTCACCGATCATAGGTCTGTATTCGGCGTTCTTCCTGGGTCTGATCACCGCGATCTTCGGCGGCCGTCCGGGCATGATTTCCGGGGCCACCGGCGCGATGGCTGTTGTCGTGGTTACACTGGTTGCACAACATGGCATTGAGTTCATGTTCCCCACCGTCATCCTCTGCGGGCTGCTTCAGGTCGTTGTTGGGTTGTGTCGCCTGGGCAAACTGATTCGTATGGTTCCCCATCCGGTCATGCTGGGGTTTGTCAACGGACTTGCAATCGTCATCTTCACGGCTCAGTTCGGCAGCTTCAAAACGGTAAGCAATGTTGGGCGCCTGACCTACATGCAGGGACCAGCGCTGTGGATCATGCTGGGATTGATTGGCATAACGATGGCTATCATCTGGTTGCTGCCGAAACTCACACGAGCCATACCCGCCTCACTCACAGCCATTCTTTTCGTCAGCGCCTTATCCGTGGTCCTGAATGCGACGCTCGATCCGAGCCTGGCAGCACAGAACCAGCGACGTGTTGTTCTGACGGTCGGCGACATGCTTTACACGAATGCCATCGCCAATGCGGCATCTTCTGTCGAAGACACACCTGCAACAGATCCTCTCACTGACAATGATCTTCCGGAAGGATCAATGGCGACTGCAACGCGATTGCCGGAAGTCCCACCGGAGGCCGTCAGCCTGAGCGCCGGATTACCTCGACCATTTTTTCTGGACTTTGCTCTGCCACCGTTCACACCGGGCACGCTTTTCATCATCCTGCCTTATGCATTAACGCTGGCAGCCGTCGGTTTGATTGAGTCTCTGATGACACTGACTCTGGTCGATGAGATTACGGAAACACGTGGATCCGGTAATCGGGAGTGTCTCGGGCAGGGACTTGCAAATATCCTGTGCGGTCTGTTTGGAGGCATGGGGGGCTGCGCGATGATTGGCCAGTCACTGATCAATGTCAATTCCGGTGGACGCGGACGCTTGTCCGGAATTGTTGCCGCAGTCTGTCTGTTATTGTTTGTGCTGTTTCTGAGTCCGTTGATCGAAATGATTCCCATGGCAGCGCTTGTTGGCGTGATGTTCATGGTGGTGATCGGCACATTCGAATGGGCTTCTCTGCGAATGATGCGCAAGGTGCCCGCATCGGACTATCTGGTCATGGTGATTGTGGCCGGCTACACAGTTCTCATGCACGACCTGGCATCTGCCGTTGTGATTGGCATTATCGCTTCCGCTCTGGTGTTCGCATGGCAGCAGGCCAAACATGTGGGAGCGGATGTCAAGTTCAATGAATTCGGCAGCAAGATCTATCAGTTACATGGGCCACTGTTCTTCGCGTCCGTGACATCTTTCCGGGATCTGTTCGACCCGAAATCCGATCCGGACGACGTCGTCATCGATTTCTACTATACCCGCGTTTACGACCAGTCCGGACTGGAAGCGATCAATTCCCTGGCTGAAAAGTACGCGCAGCTTAACAAACGGCTTCACCTGACTCATTTGAGTCCGGAATGTCGATCGCTGCTGGATCGGGCGGGAGATCTCGTGGAAGTCAACCTGTCAGAAGACCCGCAATACCATATCGCCACCGATCGCATCACAACCGGGCCCATGATTCCGGCACCTGCGATGGCTGAAACTTAG
- a CDS encoding DUF1553 domain-containing protein: MQSAIPSHPDINGSPEWMAWVRGGARAIKATVPFKLSRGLILAWILLADAAALFPGSARASGQPLITDDGEEDAEVFFETHVRPVLAGHCIQCHGPEKQSGGLRLDSAESIRRPGESGLPAVLPGDVAASHLIQAIRYDGDVQMPPDGPLTRPQREALEAWVRTGAYWPSRQSPIASTAKDAAKTHWAFQPIQVPPIPEISPELPGGNKLISAQFLQNPIDAFVADRLVKNGLQHSPLADRKTLIRRMSYAVTGLPPEIDEVEAFETDTAPDAIDRLIERLLGSDAYGEHWARKWLDIARYSDTKGYVYAREERFWVHAWSYRDWVVRSLNADLPYDRFLLLQIAADQVTDRTEGDLAAMGFLTLGRRFLGVQRDIYDDRIDVVTRGTMSLTVGCARCHDHKYDPIPTADYYSLYGVFASCRERIVPLADQPMDDAFTTELNARLKKLNDTLQERRRTTSERIRKRIGDYLKAQFELEKYPEEGFDQVISTSDLLPSFVRRWQSFLRHTKQTNDPVFTAWHAWLELDSQRGDSSADPAQRLTLPEHTNSLVADAFTPQPTSREDMIERYAGLFRKIDQQWLELLEQPREQNQPAPISLPNPEAEAIRTVLYGIESPCVVPDEPVVHTEYDFDSGTCNELWKLQGEVDRWVINANKPVPYAVILEDRAVPTTPRIFRRGNPAQKGDDVPRQFLQLLSGKDRQPFQDGSGRFELAQAIIDPQNPLTARVIVNRVWAQYFGQGLVSTPGDFGTRANPPSHPELLDWLANWFIQEGWSLKKLHRLILSSGTFQQTSTGPTDKDAVNAALRKDPANQLLWHMNSHRLSFEEMRDSMLMASGRLDRTSGGKPVNLFTAPYPVRRTLYGLIDRQFLPGTLRMFDFANPDLHIPQRSDTTVPQQALYLMNHPSTIEHARSLASRVTSMQKAAGGDTDPNNQGASESAANVRQLYRLALQRDPSQQQLTEAVEFLTQSPADSSDGPPKTAKDWSYGYGRYDEVTQRAADFKPLPHFTGTAWQGGAAWPDPKLGWVQLTATGGHPGNDRQHASIRRWTAPRAMSIQIQSQAVHEAAPGDGIRVFVVSSRHGLLQTAILHQKTANLNCEPLSVEADETIDFICDIGDVLNSDQHFWRIQLHEVGASSEAIAKNQGEQWNSETDFTHDTIQSLSPLEQLAQVLLCSNEFLFVD; this comes from the coding sequence ATGCAATCTGCGATTCCATCCCATCCTGATATCAATGGATCTCCGGAATGGATGGCATGGGTTCGCGGGGGTGCGAGAGCGATAAAGGCCACGGTTCCCTTCAAGCTGAGCCGCGGCCTGATTCTGGCCTGGATCCTTCTGGCAGATGCAGCCGCTCTGTTCCCCGGTAGCGCTCGCGCTTCGGGGCAGCCTCTGATTACGGACGACGGCGAAGAGGATGCCGAGGTATTTTTTGAAACACATGTGCGCCCCGTGTTAGCCGGGCATTGTATTCAGTGTCACGGACCTGAGAAACAATCGGGCGGACTGCGACTGGATTCTGCAGAGTCGATACGGAGACCTGGTGAATCCGGTCTGCCAGCAGTTCTGCCGGGTGATGTCGCGGCCAGCCATCTCATTCAGGCAATTCGCTACGATGGTGACGTTCAGATGCCACCCGACGGTCCTCTCACCAGGCCACAGCGTGAAGCACTGGAAGCATGGGTTCGAACGGGGGCATACTGGCCCAGTCGGCAGTCTCCGATTGCTTCGACTGCGAAAGATGCTGCAAAGACACACTGGGCATTTCAACCAATTCAGGTTCCGCCAATTCCTGAAATCTCCCCGGAGCTGCCTGGTGGCAACAAGCTGATATCGGCGCAGTTTCTGCAGAATCCCATCGATGCATTTGTTGCTGACCGATTAGTGAAGAATGGACTTCAGCACTCGCCATTGGCCGATCGCAAAACACTGATCCGCCGTATGTCTTATGCCGTCACCGGTCTGCCGCCCGAAATTGATGAGGTCGAAGCCTTCGAGACGGATACTGCCCCCGATGCAATTGACCGGCTGATTGAACGCCTTCTTGGCTCCGATGCCTACGGCGAACACTGGGCGCGGAAGTGGCTGGATATTGCTCGATATTCCGACACAAAAGGCTACGTCTATGCGAGAGAAGAACGCTTTTGGGTGCATGCGTGGTCGTATCGTGACTGGGTCGTCAGATCGCTGAATGCCGATCTTCCGTACGATCGATTTCTCCTGCTTCAGATTGCGGCGGATCAGGTGACTGACAGGACAGAAGGTGATCTGGCGGCCATGGGTTTTCTGACCCTGGGGCGGCGTTTTCTGGGCGTCCAGCGCGATATTTACGATGACCGAATCGACGTCGTGACTCGAGGAACAATGTCGCTGACCGTTGGATGCGCCAGATGTCACGACCACAAGTACGATCCGATCCCGACGGCGGACTACTATTCACTGTATGGTGTCTTTGCAAGTTGCCGGGAACGAATCGTTCCGCTTGCGGACCAGCCGATGGATGATGCATTCACGACGGAGCTGAACGCGCGTCTAAAAAAGCTCAATGACACTTTGCAGGAACGTCGCCGGACAACATCCGAACGCATCCGCAAACGAATCGGAGACTATCTGAAGGCACAATTCGAGCTGGAAAAATATCCGGAAGAAGGATTCGACCAGGTCATCTCAACCAGTGATCTTCTTCCATCGTTTGTGCGCCGCTGGCAGTCGTTTCTGCGCCACACAAAACAAACCAATGACCCCGTATTCACCGCCTGGCATGCGTGGCTGGAGCTGGATTCTCAGCGTGGCGATTCATCTGCAGACCCGGCTCAACGTCTGACGCTGCCCGAACATACAAATTCACTGGTTGCCGATGCGTTTACTCCCCAACCAACATCGCGCGAGGACATGATTGAACGTTACGCAGGTCTGTTCAGAAAGATTGACCAGCAGTGGCTGGAACTTCTCGAGCAGCCCAGAGAACAGAATCAACCGGCACCGATATCACTACCCAATCCGGAGGCCGAAGCAATTCGGACAGTTCTTTACGGAATCGAATCGCCATGCGTTGTCCCGGATGAGCCGGTCGTGCATACGGAATATGATTTCGATTCCGGCACGTGTAACGAACTCTGGAAGTTGCAGGGAGAAGTGGATCGATGGGTCATTAATGCGAATAAGCCGGTGCCCTACGCCGTAATACTGGAAGATCGCGCCGTTCCAACGACACCTCGAATTTTTCGGCGAGGCAATCCGGCTCAAAAAGGCGACGACGTCCCGCGACAATTCCTGCAGTTGCTCAGCGGTAAAGACAGGCAGCCTTTTCAGGATGGAAGCGGGCGTTTCGAACTGGCCCAAGCGATCATAGATCCCCAAAATCCCCTGACAGCACGAGTGATCGTCAACCGCGTCTGGGCTCAGTATTTTGGCCAGGGTCTTGTTTCGACGCCGGGCGATTTCGGGACGCGTGCGAATCCACCGTCCCACCCGGAGCTTCTGGACTGGCTTGCCAACTGGTTCATTCAGGAAGGCTGGAGTCTGAAGAAACTGCATCGGTTGATTCTGTCTTCCGGTACATTTCAGCAGACGTCCACGGGACCCACTGACAAAGATGCTGTCAATGCGGCTTTGCGTAAGGACCCGGCAAACCAGTTACTCTGGCACATGAATTCTCATCGGCTGTCGTTTGAGGAAATGCGGGATTCGATGTTGATGGCTTCCGGACGCCTCGATCGAACTTCAGGCGGCAAGCCCGTCAATTTGTTTACCGCACCTTATCCAGTGCGACGAACACTGTACGGGTTGATCGATCGTCAGTTTCTGCCAGGAACTCTGCGCATGTTCGATTTTGCAAATCCGGATCTGCATATTCCCCAGCGCAGCGACACTACTGTTCCACAACAGGCGCTTTACCTGATGAATCACCCGTCAACCATCGAGCACGCTCGAAGCCTGGCGTCGCGCGTCACTTCAATGCAGAAAGCTGCCGGAGGGGATACCGATCCAAACAATCAGGGGGCTTCAGAATCGGCAGCGAATGTCCGGCAATTATACCGACTGGCGTTACAGCGCGACCCTTCGCAGCAGCAGCTCACCGAAGCGGTGGAATTCCTGACGCAGTCACCGGCGGATTCTTCTGATGGACCACCGAAGACCGCAAAAGACTGGTCATACGGTTATGGCCGGTATGACGAAGTGACGCAACGAGCGGCAGATTTCAAGCCTCTTCCGCACTTCACAGGCACGGCGTGGCAGGGCGGGGCAGCCTGGCCGGATCCGAAACTGGGCTGGGTTCAGTTGACCGCGACAGGCGGACATCCGGGAAATGACCGTCAGCATGCCAGTATCCGTCGATGGACTGCACCGCGAGCCATGTCTATTCAGATTCAGTCCCAGGCGGTTCACGAAGCGGCCCCGGGCGACGGCATTCGAGTCTTCGTTGTCAGTTCACGGCATGGACTGCTGCAAACAGCCATCCTGCATCAGAAGACCGCAAATCTGAATTGTGAACCATTGAGTGTTGAAGCCGACGAAACGATCGACTTTATCTGCGATATTGGCGACGTCCTGAATAGTGATCAGCATTTCTGGCGTATTCAGCTCCACGAAGTCGGCGCATCGTCGGAAGCAATCGCGAAAAACCAGGGCGAACAGTGGAATTCTGAAACAGATTTCACGCATGACACGATACAAAGCCTGAGCCCCCTGGAGCAGCTGGCCCAGGTGCTGTTGTGCTCGAATGAGTTCCTGTTTGTGGATTAG
- a CDS encoding nuclear transport factor 2 family protein, whose protein sequence is MFISQKDATAAMETDPSLSAIAAELDSMHASARQAFCARDIDAYRTFFTEDLRYIQADGKQINRDELLRHVRKQLSQFKTVDSEMTRESIAVNNNGTATPILNQTGIYTLSVFVFFTRTWNINRRGKYTYRKTDGRWQICHVEVFSETVN, encoded by the coding sequence GTGTTCATTTCTCAAAAGGATGCAACGGCTGCCATGGAAACAGATCCATCCCTCAGCGCGATCGCCGCAGAACTCGATTCGATGCACGCCAGTGCACGTCAGGCGTTTTGCGCCAGGGACATTGATGCATACAGAACGTTCTTCACGGAAGACCTTCGCTACATTCAGGCTGATGGGAAACAGATTAACCGCGATGAACTCTTGCGTCACGTCAGGAAACAACTGTCCCAATTCAAAACTGTCGATTCTGAAATGACTCGCGAATCCATTGCTGTAAATAACAACGGAACCGCAACTCCAATTCTGAACCAGACAGGCATCTATACACTTTCGGTTTTCGTATTCTTCACAAGAACCTGGAACATCAATCGCCGCGGAAAATACACCTACCGAAAGACAGATGGCCGTTGGCAGATCTGTCATGTTGAAGTCTTTTCTGAAACAGTAAACTGA
- a CDS encoding GNAT family N-acetyltransferase produces the protein MLNDITIQIEPQLSVTDFVDVLRRSTLAERRPVDDLARMEMMLRNATTIVTARRNGLLVGVSRAISDRAYCTYLSDLAVDRSWQKRGIGRLLIQKTHQAVGLNTTLILLAAPAAETYYPHIGMEQHQSCWLLRPSEM, from the coding sequence ATGCTGAACGACATCACCATTCAAATCGAGCCACAGCTGTCGGTCACAGACTTTGTTGATGTTCTGCGTCGATCGACACTGGCAGAACGCCGGCCCGTTGACGATTTGGCGCGAATGGAAATGATGCTAAGAAACGCGACCACGATTGTCACGGCCCGACGGAATGGGCTGCTGGTCGGGGTCAGCCGCGCGATCTCCGATCGGGCTTACTGTACCTATTTGTCGGATCTGGCCGTCGACCGTTCATGGCAAAAACGGGGGATTGGACGCCTTCTGATCCAGAAAACACACCAGGCGGTCGGCCTGAATACAACACTCATCCTGCTGGCTGCCCCTGCTGCTGAAACGTACTACCCGCACATCGGAATGGAACAACACCAGTCCTGCTGGCTGTTGCGCCCGTCCGAAATGTAG